From the genome of Phytohabitans rumicis, one region includes:
- a CDS encoding substrate-binding domain-containing protein, with the protein MKKTLALAVVLALAAGCTGKPEPNASEGPFKRGSGTLRVLAGSELTDLQPILEEAKAATGVTVKLTEIGTLDGIERVAAGTAGRDQDAIWFSSNRYLELHPDAAGRIDVSTKVANSPVVLGLRASVAKQLGWDKHRPTWSEIATAAGEGRFTYGMTNPAASNSGYSALVSVAAALAGTGRALTTNEITALTPRLQSFFAGQSLTAGSSGWLADAYVKRQAGDAPVDGLINYESVLLSVNAGKRLPEPLTVVYPADGVVTADYPLTLLAGASEQARTNYAAVADFLRRPSTQRKLMESTFRRPAVPGITLAKAFGPADGGLVELPFPSRYEAATALVTGFGDTLRKPARTIYLLDVSGSMKGARIKGLQTALLGLSGADTSLSGSLTRFNGREQVIMLPFSTTPKAPRRFDLPETGRQAVTGQIRGYVRGLAASGDTAIYEALVRGLDLARQLDAADPGRFTSVVLLTDGERTVGRTLAGFRSWHAKLPAKIKAIPVFTVLFGESHVGEMTQIATLSGGRTFDARSGSLTGVFKEIRGYQ; encoded by the coding sequence ATGAAGAAGACTCTTGCTCTCGCGGTGGTGCTGGCGCTGGCGGCCGGCTGCACCGGCAAGCCCGAGCCGAACGCCTCCGAAGGCCCGTTCAAGCGGGGTTCAGGCACGCTGCGGGTGCTGGCCGGCAGCGAGCTGACCGACCTCCAGCCGATCCTGGAGGAGGCGAAGGCCGCCACCGGCGTCACCGTCAAGCTCACCGAGATCGGCACGCTGGACGGCATCGAGCGGGTGGCCGCCGGCACCGCCGGGCGCGACCAGGACGCGATCTGGTTCTCCAGCAACCGCTACCTGGAGCTGCACCCGGACGCCGCCGGGCGGATCGACGTGAGCACCAAGGTGGCGAACTCCCCCGTCGTACTCGGGCTGCGCGCCTCGGTCGCCAAGCAGCTCGGCTGGGACAAGCACCGTCCTACGTGGAGCGAGATCGCGACGGCCGCCGGCGAGGGCCGGTTCACGTACGGCATGACGAATCCCGCCGCCTCCAACTCCGGCTACTCCGCGCTGGTCAGCGTCGCCGCCGCGCTGGCCGGCACCGGCCGGGCGCTGACCACCAACGAGATCACCGCGCTGACCCCACGGCTCCAGTCCTTCTTCGCCGGGCAGTCGCTGACGGCGGGCTCGTCCGGCTGGCTCGCCGACGCGTACGTCAAGCGGCAGGCCGGCGACGCCCCGGTGGACGGCCTCATCAACTACGAGTCCGTCCTGCTGTCGGTCAACGCGGGCAAGCGCCTGCCGGAGCCGCTGACCGTGGTCTATCCGGCGGACGGCGTCGTGACCGCCGACTACCCGCTGACGCTGCTGGCCGGCGCCTCCGAACAGGCGCGCACCAACTACGCTGCGGTCGCCGACTTCCTGCGCCGGCCGTCCACCCAGCGAAAGCTCATGGAGTCGACGTTCCGCCGGCCGGCCGTACCCGGAATCACGCTCGCGAAGGCGTTCGGCCCGGCGGATGGCGGTTTGGTCGAGCTGCCGTTCCCGTCGCGGTACGAGGCGGCGACGGCGCTCGTGACCGGATTCGGCGACACGCTGCGCAAGCCGGCCCGCACCATCTACCTGCTCGACGTGTCCGGCTCGATGAAGGGCGCCCGCATCAAGGGCTTGCAGACCGCCCTACTTGGACTGTCCGGTGCGGACACGTCACTGTCCGGTTCGCTGACCCGCTTCAACGGACGGGAGCAGGTGATCATGCTGCCGTTCAGCACGACGCCGAAGGCGCCACGCCGCTTCGACCTGCCGGAGACCGGCAGGCAGGCGGTGACGGGCCAGATCCGCGGGTACGTCCGCGGGCTGGCCGCGAGCGGCGACACCGCCATCTACGAGGCGCTCGTCCGCGGCCTGGATCTGGCCCGCCAACTGGACGCCGCCGACCCGGGCCGCTTCACGTCGGTGGTGTTGCTGACCGACGGTGAGCGGACGGTCGGCCGTACCCTGGCGGGTTTCCGCTCCTGGCACGCCAAGCTGCCTGCGAAGATCAAGGCGATCCCGGTCTTCACGGTGCTCTTCGGCGAGAGCCACGTGGGCGAG
- a CDS encoding alkaline phosphatase D family protein, which produces MEIPNRNGLTINRRQILTGAAAVAGASTLAIGGPARAADTAAPFLLGVASGDPLPDAVVLWTRLMGNTRPVQVGWQVARDERFRRVVRSGTAWARPELAHSVHVDARGLEPGHEYFYRFRAHGHVSPVGRTRTAPHRFARPHRLRFGVASCQDMQNGYWPAYWGLADEDFDVVFHLGDYIYEYDPDSRFPDRSHTTPATLGLDQLRTLDDYRNRHAQYKSDPALRAAHAAGAWVVTWDDHETENNYAGFVDELDSGAAHQTAEEFARQRAAAYQAYYEHMPIRAHLRPGSDGMRIYRRFDFGLLARVNVLDTRQYRTDQPGPVDLGPEPFGRNNTTGTLTGDAQEQWLAHGLTHSPARWNVIAQQVMMSRTRFPNPGGPVPPTIVNLDQWDGYMPQRDRLLGLLHEAQVANPVVLAGDIHSTWISDLKLNFDDPASPVVAAEFVGTSISSDFPLAFDAPIKQANPLLNPHVRYFDGLKRGYLRCDVERGSWRTDVRVVDTIDVREAPVRTAASFAVEAGRPGVVAA; this is translated from the coding sequence ATGGAGATCCCAAACCGGAACGGGCTCACGATCAATAGGCGTCAAATACTGACCGGCGCCGCCGCGGTGGCGGGCGCGTCGACGCTGGCGATTGGGGGACCGGCGCGGGCGGCCGACACGGCGGCGCCGTTCCTCCTCGGGGTGGCCAGCGGTGATCCGCTTCCCGACGCGGTGGTCCTCTGGACCCGACTGATGGGCAACACCCGCCCGGTGCAGGTGGGCTGGCAGGTGGCGCGGGATGAGCGGTTCCGGCGGGTGGTGCGTTCCGGCACCGCCTGGGCGCGGCCCGAACTGGCGCATTCCGTACACGTGGACGCGCGCGGGCTCGAGCCCGGACACGAATACTTCTACCGGTTCCGGGCGCACGGACACGTCAGCCCGGTGGGGCGTACCCGGACGGCCCCGCACCGTTTCGCCCGGCCGCACCGGCTCCGCTTCGGCGTCGCGAGCTGTCAGGACATGCAAAATGGCTATTGGCCCGCGTACTGGGGGCTCGCCGATGAAGATTTCGACGTCGTCTTCCACCTCGGCGACTACATCTACGAGTACGACCCGGACAGTCGATTTCCGGACCGGTCACACACCACGCCGGCGACGCTTGGCCTGGACCAACTGCGCACATTGGACGATTACCGCAATCGGCACGCGCAGTACAAGAGCGATCCGGCCCTGCGCGCCGCGCACGCCGCCGGCGCCTGGGTGGTCACGTGGGACGACCACGAGACCGAAAACAACTACGCCGGCTTCGTCGACGAGCTCGACTCCGGAGCGGCGCACCAGACGGCCGAGGAGTTCGCCCGGCAGCGGGCGGCCGCCTACCAGGCGTACTACGAGCACATGCCGATCCGCGCCCACCTGCGCCCCGGCAGCGACGGGATGCGGATCTACCGCCGCTTCGACTTCGGCCTACTGGCCCGGGTGAACGTCCTCGACACCCGGCAGTACCGGACCGACCAGCCCGGCCCGGTCGACCTCGGCCCCGAACCGTTCGGGCGGAACAACACCACCGGCACCCTCACCGGCGACGCCCAGGAGCAGTGGCTGGCGCACGGCCTGACCCACTCGCCCGCCCGCTGGAACGTGATCGCCCAGCAGGTGATGATGAGCAGGACCCGATTCCCCAATCCCGGTGGACCCGTGCCGCCCACGATCGTCAACCTGGACCAGTGGGACGGCTACATGCCGCAACGCGACCGGCTGCTCGGGCTGCTGCACGAGGCGCAGGTGGCCAACCCGGTGGTCCTCGCCGGCGACATCCACTCCACCTGGATCAGCGACCTCAAGCTCAACTTCGACGACCCGGCCTCGCCGGTGGTCGCGGCCGAATTCGTGGGTACGTCGATCAGCTCCGACTTCCCGCTCGCGTTCGACGCGCCGATCAAGCAGGCCAACCCGCTGCTGAACCCGCACGTGCGCTACTTCGACGGGCTCAAGCGGGGATACCTGCGGTGCGACGTCGAGCGCGGCTCCTGGCGTACCGACGTCCGCGTGGTCGACACCATCGACGTACGCGAGGCGCCGGTGCGCACGGCGGCCTCGTTCGCGGTCGAAGCCGGCCGCCCGGGGGTGGTCGCGGCCTGA
- the dnaG gene encoding DNA primase gives MAGRIRDEDIALVRERTAIADVISEHVTLKSAGGGNLKGLCPFHDEKTASFTVAPARNVYFCHGCGQGGDAIKFLMDIDHLSFVESVERLAARAGIQLRYAEAGPAPVRQNQGQRQRLVAAHAAALEFYADQLRTAPAHKAREFLAERGFDRATAQQYACGFAPDAWDHLAKHLRQKGFTPQEMITAGLAREARSGSLIDRFRRRLLWPIKDLTGDVIGFGARKLFDDDDGPKYLNTPETPLYKKSHVLYGVDQAKREIAKQGRVVIVEGYTDVMACHLADVPTAVATCGTSFGTDHIGVLRRLLMDTDGFAGEIIFTFDGDAAGQKAALRAFEEDQKFVGRTFIAISPDNMDPCELRLAKGDMAVRDLVARREPLVDFALRQVLSRHDLDTVEGRVDAMRRAAPLVAKIKDREKRPEYVRKLAGDLGMEIEPVQRAVAAALGRTEAANGPAAVQASVDSPQSMVERECLKLALQMPALAGPMFDALGPEVYRHPVHAVVREAIAAAGGAASAAAGAVWIEGVRDACADLAAKALAGELAVEPLQLEMEPDMRYLSMQLAQLQLPGVMQRIGEIKSKVQRINPVSNADDHLRLFSELLPLEQKARALREQAVGGL, from the coding sequence ATGGCTGGGCGGATCCGGGACGAGGATATTGCGCTCGTGCGGGAGCGCACGGCGATCGCTGACGTGATCTCCGAGCACGTCACGCTCAAGTCGGCGGGCGGTGGCAACCTCAAGGGCCTGTGCCCGTTCCACGACGAGAAGACGGCGTCGTTCACGGTCGCTCCGGCCCGAAATGTGTACTTTTGTCATGGGTGTGGGCAGGGTGGGGACGCCATCAAGTTCCTCATGGACATCGACCACCTCTCGTTCGTGGAGTCGGTCGAGCGGCTGGCCGCCCGCGCCGGCATCCAGCTGCGGTACGCCGAAGCTGGCCCCGCCCCGGTGCGCCAGAATCAAGGCCAGCGGCAGCGCCTCGTGGCTGCCCACGCCGCCGCCCTCGAGTTCTACGCCGACCAGCTTCGTACCGCGCCGGCCCACAAGGCGCGCGAGTTTCTCGCCGAGCGCGGCTTCGACCGAGCGACGGCTCAGCAGTATGCCTGCGGCTTCGCCCCGGACGCGTGGGACCACCTGGCCAAGCATCTGCGGCAGAAGGGGTTCACCCCGCAGGAGATGATCACCGCAGGACTGGCCCGGGAGGCGCGGTCCGGCTCGCTGATCGACCGCTTCCGGCGCCGGCTGCTGTGGCCCATCAAGGACCTGACCGGTGATGTGATCGGATTCGGCGCGCGCAAGCTCTTCGACGACGATGACGGGCCGAAGTACCTCAACACCCCCGAGACCCCTCTGTACAAGAAATCCCATGTGCTCTATGGGGTCGACCAGGCCAAGCGGGAGATCGCCAAGCAGGGTCGGGTGGTCATCGTCGAGGGCTACACCGACGTGATGGCCTGCCACCTCGCGGACGTGCCGACCGCGGTGGCGACGTGCGGCACGTCGTTCGGCACCGACCACATCGGAGTGCTGCGCCGGCTGCTGATGGACACGGACGGCTTCGCCGGCGAGATCATCTTCACCTTCGACGGGGACGCGGCCGGCCAGAAGGCCGCGCTGCGGGCGTTCGAGGAGGACCAGAAGTTCGTCGGCCGCACGTTCATCGCGATCTCACCGGACAACATGGACCCCTGCGAACTGCGGCTCGCCAAGGGGGACATGGCGGTCCGGGACCTGGTCGCGCGGCGCGAGCCACTCGTCGACTTCGCGCTGCGCCAGGTGCTTTCGCGGCACGACCTGGACACCGTCGAGGGCCGGGTGGACGCGATGCGCCGGGCCGCGCCGCTGGTCGCGAAGATCAAAGACCGGGAAAAGCGCCCCGAGTACGTCCGGAAGCTCGCCGGCGACCTCGGCATGGAGATCGAGCCGGTGCAGCGGGCGGTGGCGGCGGCGCTCGGTAGGACCGAGGCCGCGAATGGCCCCGCCGCGGTTCAGGCGTCTGTGGACAGTCCACAGTCGATGGTCGAGCGGGAGTGCCTGAAGCTGGCGTTGCAGATGCCGGCCCTGGCGGGCCCGATGTTCGACGCGCTGGGCCCGGAGGTCTACCGGCACCCCGTACACGCGGTGGTCCGGGAGGCCATCGCCGCGGCGGGCGGCGCGGCGTCCGCGGCGGCCGGGGCCGTCTGGATCGAGGGGGTACGCGACGCCTGCGCCGACCTGGCCGCGAAGGCGCTCGCCGGGGAGCTGGCCGTCGAGCCCCTTCAGCTCGAGATGGAGCCGGACATGCGGTATCTGTCGATGCAGCTCGCCCAGTTGCAACTTCCCGGCGTGATGCAGCGAATCGGCGAGATCAAGTCGAAGGTTCAACGCATCAATCCCGTGTCGAACGCCGATGATCACTTGCGTCTCTTTAGCGAGCTGCTGCCCTTGGAGCAGAAGGCGCGGGCGCTGCGCGAGCAGGCGGTGGGTGGCCTATGA
- a CDS encoding ROK family transcriptional regulator has product MVGVWPDNRHQAAVLRLLRDGGPRSRAELVDAVGLSRSKLSVDIDRLIERGLVDTVGPAASRGGRRSSLVQIAEATRFLGIDIGATTLDLAVTDGEMRVLARVTEHTDLRRGPAAVISQALELVNKLRADTGTTRFTGAGVGVPGPVSFREGVPVSPPFMPGWHRFPLRETLATELGCPVLVDNDVNIMALGEMHAGIARTFDDFLFVKIGAGIGCGIVAGGQVYRGATGSAGDIGHTSVDPHGPICVCGNTGCLEAFFGGAALTRDALVAARSGRSPHLADRLREAGAVTPVDVSTAATDGDPYAMGLVRDGARRVGQVLAGLVSFFNPGLVVIGGGVAGMGHALLAEIRAVVYRKSLPLATGDMPIALSEMGDQAGLVGAARLISDHVFTG; this is encoded by the coding sequence ATGGTTGGAGTGTGGCCCGACAATCGGCACCAGGCGGCGGTGCTTCGCCTCCTGCGCGACGGCGGGCCTCGCTCGCGCGCCGAACTGGTCGACGCGGTGGGACTGTCCCGATCCAAGCTCTCGGTCGACATCGACCGCCTCATCGAACGAGGACTCGTCGACACCGTCGGACCGGCCGCCTCCCGAGGCGGCCGGCGTTCGTCGCTGGTCCAGATCGCCGAGGCCACCCGCTTCCTCGGCATCGACATCGGCGCCACCACGCTCGACCTCGCCGTCACCGACGGCGAGATGCGCGTGCTGGCCCGGGTCACCGAGCACACCGACCTGCGGCGCGGGCCGGCCGCCGTGATCAGCCAGGCCCTCGAACTGGTCAACAAGCTGCGCGCCGACACCGGCACCACCCGCTTCACCGGGGCCGGCGTGGGCGTGCCCGGCCCGGTGAGCTTTCGCGAGGGGGTGCCCGTCTCGCCGCCGTTCATGCCCGGCTGGCACCGCTTTCCGCTGCGCGAGACGCTCGCCACCGAACTGGGCTGCCCGGTGCTCGTCGACAACGACGTCAACATCATGGCGCTCGGCGAGATGCACGCCGGCATCGCGCGCACCTTCGACGACTTCCTGTTCGTCAAGATCGGCGCGGGCATCGGCTGCGGCATCGTCGCCGGCGGCCAGGTCTACCGCGGCGCCACCGGCAGCGCCGGCGACATCGGCCACACCTCCGTCGACCCGCACGGCCCGATCTGCGTCTGCGGCAACACCGGCTGCCTGGAGGCGTTCTTCGGCGGGGCCGCGCTGACCCGGGACGCCCTCGTCGCGGCCCGCTCCGGGCGGTCGCCGCACCTCGCCGACCGGCTGCGCGAGGCCGGCGCGGTCACCCCGGTCGACGTGTCCACGGCGGCGACGGACGGCGACCCGTACGCGATGGGACTGGTCCGCGACGGCGCGCGCCGCGTCGGTCAGGTCCTCGCCGGCCTGGTGAGCTTCTTCAACCCCGGCCTGGTCGTCATCGGCGGCGGCGTCGCCGGCATGGGGCACGCGCTGCTCGCCGAGATCCGCGCCGTCGTCTACCGCAAGTCGCTGCCGCTAGCCACCGGCGACATGCCGATCGCGCTGTCCGAGATGGGCGATCAGGCCGGGCTCGTCGGAGCGGCCCGCCTGATCAGCGACCACGTCTTCACGGGCTGA
- a CDS encoding ABC transporter ATP-binding protein translates to MALIQARGLVKRFGDFTAVDGIDVDVQQGEAFGFLGPNGAGKSSTMRMIGCVSPPTGGTLRILGKDPLRDGPAIRARLGVCPQLDNLDPELTVKENLTTYARYFGIPRRVARERAAELLEFVQLTERANSKVEPLSGGMKRRLTIARALVNEPEIVLLDEPTTGLDPQARHLVWERLFRLKQQGVTLVLTTHYMDEAEQLCDRLVVMDGGRIVAEGSPRALIEQHSTREVVELRFAAESQEEFAGKLTGLGERVEVLPDRILLYVSDGDAAVAEVHGRALTPASVLVRRSSLEDVFLHLTGRTLVD, encoded by the coding sequence GTGGCACTCATCCAGGCACGGGGGCTGGTGAAGAGGTTCGGCGACTTCACTGCGGTCGACGGCATCGACGTCGACGTGCAGCAGGGGGAGGCGTTCGGCTTCCTGGGCCCCAACGGCGCGGGCAAGAGTTCGACCATGCGGATGATCGGCTGCGTGTCCCCGCCCACCGGCGGCACCCTCCGCATCCTGGGGAAGGACCCGCTGCGCGACGGGCCGGCGATCCGCGCTCGCCTCGGCGTGTGCCCCCAGCTCGACAACCTCGACCCCGAGCTGACCGTCAAGGAAAACCTGACGACGTACGCGCGATATTTCGGCATCCCGCGCCGGGTGGCCCGGGAGCGGGCCGCCGAGCTGCTCGAGTTCGTGCAGCTGACCGAGCGTGCCAACAGCAAGGTCGAGCCGCTGTCCGGCGGCATGAAGCGGCGGCTCACGATCGCCCGCGCGCTGGTCAACGAGCCCGAGATCGTGCTGCTCGACGAGCCCACCACCGGGCTCGACCCGCAGGCCCGCCACCTGGTGTGGGAGCGGCTGTTCCGGCTCAAACAGCAGGGCGTGACGCTGGTGCTGACCACGCACTACATGGACGAGGCGGAGCAGCTGTGCGACCGCCTCGTGGTGATGGACGGCGGCCGGATCGTGGCGGAGGGCTCCCCGCGTGCGCTGATCGAGCAGCACTCCACCCGCGAGGTGGTCGAGCTGCGCTTCGCCGCCGAGTCGCAGGAGGAGTTCGCGGGCAAGCTGACCGGCCTCGGTGAGCGCGTCGAGGTGCTGCCCGACCGCATCCTGCTCTACGTCTCCGACGGCGACGCGGCCGTGGCCGAGGTGCACGGCCGCGCGCTGACCCCGGCCAGCGTGCTGGTGCGGCGCAGCTCGCTCGAGGACGTCTTCCTGCACCTGACCGGCCGGACCCTGGTGGACTGA
- a CDS encoding ABC transporter permease, producing the protein MTAVFEYHLVTYRRVWRGSALSTFILPLLTMLGFGVGVGAYVDNGVGGVPYLDWIVPGLIASTVMQVAIFESTWPVLSGFNWVRTFEGQAATPVRLDDILGGNLLYVLFRALTGAVAFLIVALAFGALHSPWALAVLPISLLLALAVAAPTFAYSSSVRSDSYLALLFRFAVIPMSLFAGVFFPVESLPVGLRWLAYASPLWHGVDLSRAATLGVAPDWSAAGHVLYLALWAGAGYALARVRFRKRLVV; encoded by the coding sequence ATGACCGCCGTCTTCGAGTACCACCTGGTCACCTACCGGCGGGTGTGGCGCGGCAGCGCGCTGTCGACGTTCATCCTGCCGCTGCTGACCATGCTCGGCTTCGGCGTGGGCGTCGGGGCGTACGTCGACAACGGCGTGGGCGGCGTGCCCTACCTCGACTGGATCGTGCCCGGACTGATCGCCTCGACGGTGATGCAGGTGGCCATCTTCGAGTCCACCTGGCCGGTGCTGAGCGGCTTCAACTGGGTCCGGACGTTCGAGGGGCAGGCGGCCACGCCGGTGCGCCTCGACGACATCCTCGGCGGCAACCTGCTGTACGTGCTCTTCCGGGCGCTGACCGGCGCGGTGGCGTTCCTGATCGTCGCGCTGGCCTTCGGCGCGCTGCACTCGCCGTGGGCGCTGGCCGTGCTGCCGATCTCGCTCCTGCTCGCGCTCGCCGTGGCGGCGCCGACGTTCGCGTACAGCTCGTCGGTCCGCAGCGACAGCTACCTGGCGCTGCTCTTCCGGTTCGCGGTGATCCCGATGTCGCTGTTCGCGGGGGTGTTCTTCCCGGTCGAGTCGCTGCCGGTGGGGCTGCGCTGGCTGGCGTACGCGTCGCCGCTGTGGCACGGCGTCGACCTGTCCCGGGCGGCCACGCTCGGCGTCGCACCGGACTGGTCGGCCGCCGGGCACGTGCTCTACCTGGCCCTCTGGGCGGGTGCCGGCTACGCGCTGGCCCGCGTCCGGTTCCGCAAGCGGTTGGTGGTCTAG
- a CDS encoding ABC transporter permease, translated as MVALVLPRLISFEGAGRRSASVAERNVAALKSAYWIVLISGFFEPLLYLLSIGVGVGDLVGDLTLPGGRVVEYAAFVAPAMLASAAMSGALSETTFNFFGKMKYMKLYDGILATPVKPFEIALGELMWAMVRGSLYSAAFLVVMVALDLTTGPRALAAFPAAVLVGFAFGGIGMALSTFMRGWQDFDLVGSVQFALFLFSGTFVPAESYPAALRWVVEVTPLYRAVDLIRGISTGAFGAVQWLDIAYLLVVMGLGLAVAARRMTKLLCK; from the coding sequence ATGGTGGCTCTCGTCCTGCCCCGGCTGATCAGCTTCGAGGGCGCGGGTCGGCGGTCGGCGTCGGTGGCCGAGCGCAACGTCGCCGCGCTCAAGTCGGCGTACTGGATCGTGCTGATCTCGGGCTTCTTCGAGCCGCTGCTCTACCTGCTGTCGATCGGCGTCGGCGTGGGCGACCTGGTCGGCGACCTCACCCTGCCCGGCGGCCGGGTCGTGGAGTATGCCGCGTTCGTCGCCCCGGCCATGCTCGCCTCGGCCGCCATGTCCGGCGCCTTGTCGGAAACGACCTTCAACTTCTTCGGGAAGATGAAGTACATGAAGCTCTACGACGGGATCCTCGCGACGCCCGTCAAGCCCTTCGAGATCGCGCTGGGCGAGCTGATGTGGGCGATGGTGCGCGGCTCGCTCTACTCCGCGGCCTTCCTGGTCGTCATGGTGGCGCTGGACCTGACCACCGGGCCGCGGGCGCTGGCCGCGTTCCCCGCCGCCGTGCTGGTCGGCTTCGCGTTCGGTGGGATCGGCATGGCGCTGTCCACCTTCATGCGCGGCTGGCAAGACTTCGACCTGGTCGGCTCCGTCCAGTTCGCGCTCTTCCTCTTCTCCGGCACGTTCGTGCCCGCCGAGTCGTACCCGGCGGCGCTGCGGTGGGTGGTCGAGGTGACCCCGCTCTACCGCGCGGTCGACCTGATCCGCGGCATCAGCACCGGCGCGTTCGGCGCGGTGCAGTGGCTCGACATCGCGTACCTGCTCGTGGTCATGGGCCTCGGGCTGGCCGTCGCGGCTCGCCGGATGACAAAGCTCTTGTGCAAGTGA
- a CDS encoding sugar phosphate isomerase/epimerase family protein has translation MSLNRRKVLAASAGAAAALAAAGLPVLQTATPAISHGKLRAEPLIPHKNRGIILYAVRDRIGAAPDESGIPYGFERVLARLAEIGYKEIEFAGYNQHTSILGRQITAKEIRKILDDNGLVANGTHTQIRADTFTQQLDIAEELGMKHIGTGSDPTGSAYKADWDVAADLWNELGRQARKRGMKLYTHNHDAAYGFLLDTGPLDDLGRPTRSSGTRKLEYFFTKADARYVFFEMDIYWAYVARFKHKTYTDKWGQTRTDLFDPILTVAPRTDRFPLFHAKDGDRAPEQANGHVMVPLGEGDINFQQFFEEIGEQNYHHANWEQDTAPGGAANPGQSLNFAAISYQNMSDLVIYRH, from the coding sequence ATGTCGCTCAACCGTCGCAAGGTGCTCGCTGCCTCTGCCGGCGCGGCCGCCGCACTTGCCGCCGCCGGCCTCCCGGTCCTACAGACCGCGACCCCCGCGATCAGCCACGGCAAGCTCCGCGCCGAGCCGCTCATCCCGCACAAGAACCGCGGGATCATCCTGTACGCCGTGCGCGACCGGATCGGCGCGGCGCCCGACGAGTCCGGCATCCCGTACGGCTTCGAGCGGGTGCTCGCCCGGCTGGCCGAGATCGGCTACAAGGAGATCGAGTTCGCCGGGTACAACCAGCACACGTCGATCCTGGGCCGGCAGATCACGGCCAAGGAGATCCGCAAGATCCTGGACGACAACGGGCTGGTGGCCAACGGCACCCACACCCAGATCCGGGCGGACACCTTCACCCAGCAGCTCGACATCGCCGAGGAGCTGGGCATGAAGCACATCGGCACGGGCAGCGACCCGACCGGCAGCGCGTACAAGGCGGACTGGGACGTGGCCGCCGACCTGTGGAACGAGCTCGGCCGGCAGGCGCGCAAGCGGGGCATGAAGCTCTACACGCACAACCACGACGCCGCGTACGGGTTCCTACTGGACACCGGGCCGCTGGACGACCTGGGCCGGCCCACCCGCTCGTCCGGCACCCGCAAGCTGGAGTACTTCTTCACCAAGGCCGACGCGCGGTACGTCTTCTTCGAGATGGACATCTACTGGGCGTACGTCGCGCGGTTCAAGCACAAGACGTACACCGACAAGTGGGGCCAGACGCGCACCGACCTCTTCGACCCGATCCTGACCGTGGCGCCGCGGACCGACCGGTTCCCGCTCTTCCACGCCAAGGACGGCGACCGGGCGCCCGAGCAGGCGAACGGCCACGTGATGGTGCCGCTGGGCGAAGGCGACATCAACTTCCAGCAGTTCTTCGAGGAGATCGGGGAGCAGAACTACCACCACGCCAACTGGGAGCAGGACACCGCCCCCGGTGGCGCGGCCAACCCCGGCCAGTCGTTGAACTTCGCCGCCATCAGCTACCAGAACATGAGCGACCTCGTCATCTACCGCCACTAG